In Polaromonas sp. JS666, one genomic interval encodes:
- a CDS encoding ANTAR domain-containing response regulator yields the protein MSSPQSLRLVVIAPDLSTSDAADEVALALIERSRQLRIGLLENGYNIVAVLPADAFLHERLAQLQPDMIIVDAESEARDSLEHVVMATRDERRPIVLFTNDNDTTHVKDAVAAGVSAYIVAGLSPDRIRPILDVAMARFEYEQNLRRELAHAKTELQDRKVIDRAKGILMQRQGLSEQAAYEKLRKAAMDKGLRLGEVAQRMLDLAELLG from the coding sequence ATGTCATCGCCCCAATCCCTGCGTCTTGTTGTGATCGCGCCGGATTTGTCCACATCCGACGCAGCAGATGAGGTCGCCCTGGCGCTGATCGAACGCTCACGCCAGTTGCGTATTGGCTTGCTCGAAAACGGTTACAACATCGTGGCTGTGTTGCCGGCTGACGCCTTTCTCCACGAGCGGTTGGCCCAGCTGCAGCCTGACATGATCATTGTGGACGCCGAGAGCGAGGCCCGCGACTCACTGGAACATGTGGTCATGGCCACCCGCGACGAGCGGCGCCCCATTGTGCTGTTCACCAACGACAACGACACCACACATGTGAAAGACGCCGTGGCTGCGGGCGTGTCCGCCTATATCGTGGCGGGCCTCTCACCCGACCGGATACGCCCCATTCTGGACGTCGCCATGGCGCGTTTTGAATACGAACAGAACCTCAGGCGCGAGTTGGCACATGCCAAAACCGAGCTGCAGGACCGCAAGGTCATCGACCGGGCGAAAGGAATATTGATGCAGCGCCAGGGTCTTTCCGAGCAGGCAGCCTATGAAAAGCTGCGTAAAGCCGCGATGGATAAGGGCCTGCGCCTTGGCGAAGTGGCGCAGCGCATGCTGGACCTGGCCGAGCTGCTGGGCTGA
- a CDS encoding CmpA/NrtA family ABC transporter substrate-binding protein, with protein sequence MTELLKSSLTRRTVLQAAAVGAVGINPALRAAVYAQGSDAPEKKEVKIGFIPLTDCASVVMASVLGIDQKYGVKIIPTKEASWAGVRDKLVNGELDFAHVLYGLIYGVHMGTAGPKKDMAVLMTLNNNGQAITLSKKLADKGAVDGAGLAKLMASEKREYTFAQTFPTGTHAMWLYYWLAANGINPMKDAKVITVPPPQMVANMRVGNMDGFCVGEPWGHRAIMDGIGITAVTTQDIWKDHPEKVLGTTAEFTKKYPNTTRAVTAAIIEAGKWIDASLTNKNKMAETVADKAYVNTSVDAINQRILGRYQNGMGKTWDDPNYMKFFNDGAVNFPYLSDGMWFLTQHKRWGLIKDHPDYLAVAKQINQIDIYKQAAAAAKVSVPKDVMRTSKLIDGTVWDGKDPKKYADGFKVRA encoded by the coding sequence ATGACTGAACTGCTGAAATCTTCATTGACACGCCGCACGGTTCTTCAGGCCGCCGCAGTAGGTGCCGTCGGCATCAACCCGGCACTGCGCGCCGCCGTGTATGCCCAGGGTTCCGACGCCCCGGAAAAGAAGGAAGTGAAGATCGGCTTCATCCCGCTGACCGATTGCGCCTCGGTGGTCATGGCCTCGGTACTGGGCATTGACCAGAAATACGGCGTCAAGATCATTCCCACCAAGGAAGCCAGCTGGGCCGGCGTGCGTGACAAGCTGGTCAACGGCGAGCTCGACTTCGCCCACGTGCTCTACGGCCTGATTTACGGCGTGCACATGGGCACGGCCGGCCCCAAGAAGGACATGGCCGTTCTGATGACCCTCAACAACAACGGCCAGGCCATCACACTGTCCAAAAAGCTGGCAGACAAGGGTGCCGTCGACGGTGCGGGCCTGGCCAAGCTGATGGCCAGCGAAAAACGCGAGTACACCTTCGCCCAGACCTTCCCCACCGGCACGCACGCCATGTGGCTGTACTACTGGCTGGCCGCCAACGGCATCAATCCGATGAAGGATGCCAAAGTCATCACCGTGCCGCCGCCGCAGATGGTCGCGAACATGCGCGTGGGCAATATGGACGGCTTTTGCGTGGGCGAACCCTGGGGCCACCGCGCCATCATGGACGGCATCGGCATCACCGCCGTGACGACGCAGGACATCTGGAAAGATCACCCTGAAAAAGTGCTGGGCACCACGGCAGAGTTCACCAAAAAATACCCCAACACCACACGGGCTGTGACGGCCGCGATCATCGAAGCCGGCAAATGGATTGACGCCAGCCTGACCAACAAAAACAAGATGGCCGAGACCGTAGCCGACAAGGCCTACGTCAACACCAGCGTGGACGCCATCAACCAGCGCATTTTGGGCCGCTACCAGAATGGCATGGGCAAGACCTGGGATGACCCGAACTACATGAAGTTTTTCAATGACGGCGCGGTCAACTTCCCCTACCTCTCCGACGGCATGTGGTTCCTCACGCAGCACAAGCGCTGGGGTCTGATCAAGGACCACCCCGACTACCTGGCCGTGGCCAAACAGATCAACCAGATCGACATCTACAAGCAGGCCGCAGCGGCGGCCAAGGTCAGCGTTCCGAAAGACGTGATGCGCACCAGCAAGCTGATCGACGGCACGGTATGGGACGGCAAGGATCCGAAAAAGTACGCCGATGGCTTCAAGGTCCGCGCCTGA
- a CDS encoding pyridoxal phosphate-dependent aminotransferase, translating into MRQAVVNLEESMIRQVANAGMGRTDVLKFWFGESDEVTPAFIRDAAMASLQQGETFYAHNLGLPELREAIARYATALRCPGAAPIGVERIAVTSGGVNALMLAVQALVDAGDEVVAVTPVWPNLTAQPAILGARVKCVSLKPVAGQWQLDMAELLAAITPATKLLIVNAPNNPTGWTLTRAEQEALLAHCRRTGTWILADEVYERLYFEATPNGCAPSFLDIAAPEDRLVVVHSFSKSFLMTGWRLGWLVMPPAMTPHMGKLVEFNTSCAPVFIQRAGLVAIERTADITPRVVAHLKTCRDTLVPLLQAVPGVQVAPAKGGMYAFFRLEGQAGFNDSLATAKRLVVEAGLGLAPGNAFMVNPAPEAQGWLRWCFASQDVARLGQGVDRLRRWLGL; encoded by the coding sequence ATGAGACAGGCAGTAGTGAATCTTGAAGAGTCGATGATCCGCCAGGTGGCTAACGCCGGCATGGGCCGCACCGACGTGCTCAAGTTCTGGTTTGGCGAGAGCGATGAGGTCACGCCCGCTTTCATCCGCGACGCCGCGATGGCTTCGCTGCAGCAGGGCGAAACTTTCTACGCCCACAACCTGGGCCTGCCCGAGTTGCGGGAAGCCATTGCCCGCTACGCCACCGCGCTGCGCTGCCCGGGCGCCGCTCCCATAGGTGTTGAGCGCATCGCCGTCACGTCGGGCGGCGTGAATGCGCTCATGCTGGCCGTGCAGGCGCTGGTGGATGCCGGCGACGAGGTGGTGGCCGTGACGCCGGTCTGGCCCAACCTGACGGCGCAACCGGCCATCCTGGGCGCCCGTGTGAAGTGCGTCAGCCTCAAGCCGGTAGCGGGGCAATGGCAGCTCGACATGGCGGAACTGCTGGCGGCCATCACGCCCGCAACCAAGCTGCTGATCGTGAATGCCCCCAACAACCCGACCGGCTGGACGCTGACGCGCGCCGAGCAGGAGGCGCTTCTGGCGCACTGCCGGCGTACCGGCACCTGGATTCTGGCCGACGAGGTCTATGAGCGGCTGTATTTCGAAGCCACACCGAACGGTTGTGCCCCCAGCTTTCTGGATATTGCCGCCCCGGAGGACCGTCTCGTCGTCGTCCACAGCTTTTCGAAGAGCTTTCTCATGACAGGCTGGCGCCTGGGCTGGCTGGTGATGCCGCCTGCCATGACGCCGCACATGGGCAAGCTGGTGGAGTTCAATACCTCCTGCGCTCCGGTATTTATCCAGCGGGCCGGGCTGGTGGCGATCGAGCGCACGGCGGACATCACGCCCCGCGTGGTGGCGCACCTGAAAACCTGCCGCGACACGCTGGTTCCCCTGCTGCAGGCTGTGCCCGGCGTGCAGGTGGCGCCGGCCAAGGGCGGGATGTATGCCTTTTTCAGGCTGGAGGGGCAGGCGGGGTTCAATGACTCGCTGGCCACGGCCAAGCGGCTGGTGGTCGAGGCCGGGCTGGGCCTGGCGCCAGGCAATGCCTTCATGGTCAACCCGGCGCCCGAAGCCCAGGGCTGGCTGCGCTGGTGTTTTGCCAGCCAGGACGTGGCCAGGCTGGGGCAGGGGGTGGATCGTCTGCGGCGCTGGCTTGGGCTATAA
- the pnp gene encoding polyribonucleotide nucleotidyltransferase, protein MSIFNKVTKSFQWGQHKVTMETGEVARQASGAVVVDMDGTVVLATVVAKTDAKPGQDFFPLTVDYLEKTYAAGRIPGSFFKREGRPSEFETLTSRLIDRPIRPLFPEGFFNEVQVVIHVLSLNPEVEGDIPALIASSAALSISGIPFNGPIGAARVAYVDGQYVLNPGKTQLKDSKMDLVVAGTEAAVLMVESEAQQLSEEIMLGAVVFGHEQANIAINAIHELVRDAGKPVWDWQAPAKDEPLIAKVNELAGAKLQAAYQIRSKQARTQACRVAYADVMAALKADGVAFDGVTVEGMLFDIEAKIVRSQILAGEPRIDGRDTRTVRAIEIRNSVLPRTHGSALFTRGETQALVVTTLGTERDAQRIDALSGDYEDRFMLHYNMPPFATGETGRVGSPKRREIGHGRLAKRALIAVLPTKEEFPYTMRVVSEITESNGSSSMASVCGGCLSLMDAGVPMKAHVAGIAMGLIKEENRFAVLTDILGDEDHLGDMDFKVAGTTFGITALQMDIKIQGITKEIMQVALAQAKEARMHILGKMQEAMGEAKAEVSDFAPRLYVMKINPEKIRDVIGKGGAVIRALTEETGTQINIEEDGTITIASNDSAKADEAKRRIAEITAEVEIGKVYEGAITKILDFGALVNLLPGKDGLLHISQIAHERVEKVTDYLSEGQIVKVKVLETDEKGRVKLSMKALLDRPAQNQDQDRG, encoded by the coding sequence ATGAGCATTTTTAATAAAGTTACCAAATCCTTCCAGTGGGGCCAGCACAAGGTCACGATGGAAACCGGTGAAGTCGCGCGCCAGGCCAGCGGTGCCGTGGTTGTCGACATGGACGGCACCGTGGTGCTGGCCACCGTGGTTGCCAAGACCGATGCCAAGCCCGGCCAGGACTTTTTCCCCCTGACGGTCGATTACCTCGAGAAAACCTACGCAGCCGGCCGCATTCCTGGCAGCTTTTTCAAGCGTGAAGGCCGCCCCAGCGAATTTGAAACGCTGACGTCGCGCCTGATCGACCGTCCGATTCGTCCGCTCTTCCCCGAAGGCTTCTTCAACGAAGTGCAGGTCGTGATCCATGTGTTGTCGCTGAACCCTGAAGTCGAGGGCGACATTCCCGCGCTGATCGCATCGAGCGCCGCCCTGTCGATTTCCGGCATTCCGTTCAACGGCCCGATTGGCGCCGCCCGCGTGGCCTACGTCGACGGCCAGTATGTGTTGAATCCCGGCAAGACCCAGCTGAAAGATTCGAAGATGGATCTGGTCGTGGCCGGCACCGAAGCCGCCGTGCTGATGGTCGAGTCCGAAGCCCAGCAGCTGTCTGAAGAAATCATGCTCGGCGCCGTGGTGTTTGGTCACGAACAGGCCAACATCGCCATCAACGCAATTCACGAACTCGTGCGCGACGCCGGCAAGCCGGTCTGGGACTGGCAGGCGCCGGCGAAAGACGAGCCGCTGATTGCAAAGGTCAACGAACTGGCCGGCGCCAAGCTGCAGGCCGCTTACCAGATCCGCAGCAAGCAGGCGCGCACCCAGGCTTGCCGCGTGGCTTATGCCGACGTGATGGCCGCCCTGAAGGCGGACGGCGTGGCATTTGACGGCGTGACCGTTGAAGGCATGCTGTTCGACATCGAAGCCAAAATCGTCCGCAGCCAGATCCTGGCCGGCGAGCCACGCATTGACGGCCGCGACACGCGAACCGTGCGTGCCATTGAAATCCGCAACAGCGTGCTGCCCCGCACCCACGGCTCGGCCCTGTTCACGCGCGGCGAAACCCAGGCGCTGGTCGTCACCACGCTGGGCACCGAGCGCGACGCGCAGCGCATCGACGCACTGTCGGGCGACTACGAAGACCGCTTCATGCTGCACTACAACATGCCTCCGTTCGCCACCGGCGAAACCGGCCGTGTCGGCAGCCCGAAACGCCGCGAGATCGGCCACGGCCGTCTGGCCAAGCGCGCCCTGATTGCCGTGCTGCCCACAAAAGAAGAATTCCCATACACCATGCGCGTGGTGTCTGAAATCACCGAATCCAACGGCTCCTCGTCGATGGCTTCGGTCTGCGGCGGCTGCCTGTCGCTGATGGACGCCGGCGTTCCGATGAAAGCGCACGTGGCTGGTATCGCCATGGGCCTGATCAAGGAAGAAAACCGTTTCGCCGTGCTGACCGACATCCTGGGTGACGAAGATCATCTGGGCGACATGGACTTCAAAGTGGCCGGTACCACCTTCGGTATCACCGCGCTGCAGATGGACATCAAGATCCAGGGCATCACGAAAGAGATCATGCAGGTTGCGCTGGCCCAGGCCAAGGAAGCCCGCATGCACATCCTGGGCAAGATGCAGGAAGCCATGGGTGAAGCCAAGGCCGAGGTGTCTGACTTCGCGCCGCGCCTCTACGTGATGAAGATCAATCCCGAGAAGATCCGTGACGTGATCGGCAAGGGCGGCGCCGTCATCCGTGCGCTGACCGAAGAAACCGGCACGCAGATCAACATCGAGGAAGATGGCACGATCACCATCGCGTCGAACGACAGCGCCAAGGCCGACGAGGCCAAGCGCCGCATCGCCGAGATCACCGCGGAAGTCGAAATCGGCAAGGTCTACGAAGGCGCCATCACCAAGATCCTGGACTTCGGTGCACTGGTCAACCTGCTGCCCGGCAAGGACGGCCTGCTGCACATCAGCCAGATCGCCCACGAGCGTGTCGAGAAGGTCACCGACTACCTGAGCGAAGGCCAGATCGTCAAGGTCAAGGTTCTGGAGACCGATGAAAAAGGTCGCGTCAAGCTGTCGATGAAGGCCTTGCTGGACCGTCCTGCCCAAAATCAGGATCAGGACCGGGGTTAA
- a CDS encoding ABC transporter ATP-binding protein, with product MSTSFTTKYIEIQGVEQTFKTKKGPFCALQNINLTVARGEFVALIGHSGCGKSTLLNLIAGLTTPTQGSLLCANREISGPGPERAVVFQNHSLLPWLTCFENVYLAVERVFAETESKAQLKARTDAALAMVGLTPAAQKRPGEISGGMKQRVGIARALSMEPKVLLLDEPFGALDALTRAKLQDELLQIVASTQSTVVMVTHDVDEAVLLSDRIVMMTNGPSATIGEVLAVELPRPRNRVALAESAQYLQYRKAVIDFLYTRQAHVEKAA from the coding sequence ATGAGCACATCTTTCACCACCAAGTACATCGAAATCCAGGGCGTCGAGCAGACCTTCAAGACCAAGAAAGGTCCGTTTTGCGCGCTGCAGAATATCAACCTCACGGTCGCCCGCGGTGAATTCGTCGCGCTGATCGGCCATTCCGGTTGCGGCAAGTCCACCCTGCTCAACCTGATTGCCGGCCTGACCACACCCACCCAGGGCAGCCTGCTCTGCGCCAACCGCGAAATTTCGGGGCCGGGCCCCGAACGCGCCGTGGTGTTTCAAAACCATTCCCTGCTGCCCTGGCTCACCTGCTTTGAGAACGTCTACCTCGCTGTGGAACGCGTCTTTGCAGAAACAGAAAGCAAGGCGCAGCTCAAGGCCCGCACCGATGCGGCGCTGGCCATGGTGGGTTTGACCCCGGCCGCACAGAAGCGCCCCGGCGAAATCTCCGGCGGCATGAAGCAGCGCGTGGGCATTGCGCGCGCACTGTCGATGGAGCCCAAGGTGCTGCTGCTCGACGAGCCCTTCGGCGCCCTGGATGCCCTGACCCGCGCGAAGCTGCAGGACGAGCTGCTGCAAATTGTTGCCAGCACCCAAAGCACGGTGGTGATGGTGACCCACGATGTGGACGAAGCCGTGCTGCTGAGCGACCGCATCGTGATGATGACCAATGGCCCGTCCGCCACCATTGGTGAAGTTCTTGCCGTCGAACTGCCCAGACCGCGTAACCGCGTGGCACTGGCGGAAAGCGCGCAGTACCTGCAGTACCGCAAGGCAGTGATTGATTTTCTTTACACCCGCCAGGCTCATGTAGAGAAAGCGGCCTGA
- the rpsO gene encoding 30S ribosomal protein S15 — protein MIEKSIKAEIVKANARAANDTGSPEVQVALLTGRINELTPHFKANAKDHHGRRGLLRMVSRRRKLLDYLKSKDADRYTALIAKLGLRK, from the coding sequence ATGATCGAGAAATCAATCAAGGCCGAGATCGTCAAGGCCAACGCACGCGCTGCCAACGACACCGGCAGTCCTGAAGTCCAGGTCGCACTGCTGACCGGCCGCATCAACGAGCTGACCCCCCATTTCAAGGCCAACGCCAAAGACCACCATGGTCGCCGCGGCTTGCTGCGCATGGTGAGCCGCCGCCGCAAGCTGCTGGACTACCTGAAGTCCAAAGATGCTGACCGTTATACCGCGCTGATCGCCAAGCTTGGCCTGCGCAAATAA
- the ntrB gene encoding nitrate ABC transporter permease, whose product MVSAVFHNPLDAAAAPAARSSERSAANSIAATAHKPGAPALNDMKNPAPSATAVPVAAAAPAASRQPWDSSFLWLAILPPLLGLGLLVLVWELVSVGTGASIPSPRDTFTQAVQVFSDPFYNKGPNDQGVGWNVLSSLKRVAMGFGMAAIVGIPVGFMIGRFDFLSRMFNPLISLLRPVSPLAWLPIGLLVFKGANPAAIWTIFICSIWPMIINTAVGVQRVPQDYMNVARVLNLSEWKIVSKILFPAVLPYMLTGVRLAVGTAWLVIVAAEMLTGGVGIGFWVWDEWNNLNVKNIIIAIFVIGIVGLVLEFALIKLATAFTFEEVKN is encoded by the coding sequence ATGGTCAGTGCCGTATTCCACAATCCGCTGGACGCCGCAGCAGCGCCAGCCGCTCGAAGCAGCGAACGCAGTGCTGCCAATTCAATAGCAGCCACCGCGCACAAACCCGGGGCGCCAGCCCTCAATGACATGAAGAATCCAGCCCCATCCGCCACCGCGGTCCCAGTGGCCGCAGCCGCACCTGCCGCGTCCCGGCAGCCATGGGACTCTTCCTTTCTCTGGCTCGCCATCCTGCCACCCCTGCTGGGCCTGGGCCTGCTGGTGTTGGTGTGGGAGCTGGTCTCCGTGGGCACTGGCGCCAGCATTCCCTCGCCCAGGGACACCTTCACGCAGGCCGTGCAGGTGTTCAGCGACCCCTTCTACAACAAGGGACCGAATGACCAGGGCGTGGGCTGGAACGTGCTGTCGTCGCTCAAACGCGTGGCCATGGGCTTCGGCATGGCGGCCATCGTCGGCATTCCGGTCGGCTTCATGATTGGCCGCTTCGACTTTTTGAGCCGCATGTTCAACCCGCTGATCAGCCTGCTGCGCCCCGTCTCGCCGCTGGCCTGGCTGCCGATCGGCCTGCTGGTGTTCAAGGGCGCCAACCCGGCCGCCATCTGGACCATCTTCATCTGCTCGATCTGGCCCATGATCATCAACACCGCCGTGGGCGTGCAGCGCGTGCCCCAGGACTACATGAACGTGGCGCGGGTGCTCAACCTGTCGGAGTGGAAGATCGTCAGCAAGATCCTCTTTCCTGCCGTGCTGCCCTACATGCTGACCGGTGTGCGCCTGGCCGTCGGCACCGCCTGGCTGGTGATCGTGGCAGCCGAAATGCTGACCGGTGGCGTCGGCATCGGCTTCTGGGTCTGGGACGAGTGGAACAACCTGAACGTCAAGAACATCATCATCGCGATTTTCGTGATCGGCATTGTGGGGCTGGTGCTGGAGTTTGCGCTGATCAAGCTCGCCACGGCCTTCACGTTCGAAGAAGTGAAGAACTGA
- the tsaD gene encoding tRNA (adenosine(37)-N6)-threonylcarbamoyltransferase complex transferase subunit TsaD, with translation MLVLGIESSCDETGVALVDAGGSEVPRLLSHALFSQIQMHQAYGGVVPELASRDHIRRVLPLTRQVMAQAGRSLAQVDVVAYTRGPGLAGALLVGAGVACALAAALGKPVMGVHHLEGHLLSPFLSADPPVFPFVALLVSGGHTQLMRVDRVGSYELLGETIDDAAGEAFDKSAKLMGLPYPGGPHLADLARQGDGTAFKLPRPLLHSGDLDFSFAGLKTAVLTQAKKLGPELENRKADLAAATQAAIVDVLVKKSLAAMAQTGLKRLVVAGGVGANALLRSQLNAACQQRGIRVHYPELHLCTDNGAMIALAAGMRLQAGLETLQRGYTFDVKPRWSLTPTVARSA, from the coding sequence ATGCTAGTCCTTGGAATTGAGTCGAGTTGCGATGAAACGGGTGTGGCGCTGGTGGATGCCGGCGGCAGCGAGGTGCCGCGCCTGCTCTCGCATGCCTTGTTCAGCCAGATCCAGATGCACCAGGCGTATGGCGGCGTGGTGCCCGAGCTGGCCAGTCGTGACCACATACGGCGGGTCCTGCCCTTGACGCGCCAGGTCATGGCGCAGGCCGGGCGGTCGCTGGCGCAGGTGGATGTGGTGGCTTACACGCGCGGGCCGGGGCTGGCTGGCGCACTGCTGGTGGGCGCCGGCGTTGCCTGCGCCCTGGCGGCCGCGCTGGGCAAGCCGGTGATGGGCGTGCACCATCTGGAGGGGCATTTGCTGTCGCCGTTCCTGAGTGCCGATCCGCCGGTGTTTCCGTTTGTGGCCCTGCTGGTTTCCGGCGGGCACACCCAACTGATGCGGGTGGACCGTGTCGGCAGTTACGAGCTGCTGGGAGAAACCATCGATGACGCGGCGGGCGAGGCCTTTGACAAGTCGGCAAAGCTGATGGGTTTGCCCTATCCCGGGGGGCCGCATCTGGCTGACCTGGCACGGCAGGGCGATGGCACCGCCTTCAAATTGCCCCGACCCTTGCTGCACAGCGGAGACCTCGATTTTTCGTTCGCGGGGCTGAAAACCGCGGTGCTGACCCAAGCCAAAAAACTGGGTCCTGAACTGGAAAACCGCAAAGCGGATCTGGCTGCGGCCACCCAGGCGGCCATCGTGGATGTACTGGTCAAGAAATCGCTGGCCGCCATGGCGCAAACCGGCCTGAAGCGACTCGTCGTTGCGGGCGGCGTGGGGGCCAATGCCCTGCTGCGCAGCCAGCTGAATGCGGCCTGCCAGCAACGCGGCATCCGCGTGCATTACCCGGAGCTGCACCTGTGCACGGACAACGGCGCGATGATCGCGCTGGCCGCCGGCATGCGCCTGCAGGCCGGCCTGGAAACGCTGCAGCGCGGCTACACCTTTGACGTGAAGCCGCGCTGGAGTTTGACCCCCACGGTCGCTCGCTCCGCGTAG
- a CDS encoding branched-chain amino acid ABC transporter substrate-binding protein — protein sequence MQKLLRRVALALCLGTALAAQAQPAVQPPVRIALIESLSGPFANTGEAVFRNLVWATERVNARGGVKLPGGARNLAVERYDNKGQNEEALAALRSAIDDGVTVIAQGNSSAIAATLIDAINKHNEREPGKRVLFLNYSAVDPILTNEKCSYWHFRFDAHADMRMAALMDVLKDDKAVKSVYLIGQDYSFGQAVLREARKQLGAQRPDVQIVGDELHALGRVKDFIPYAVKIKASGAQAVLTGNWGNDLTLLIKAAKEVGYEGKFYTFYGNALGVPAALGDAGVGKVIAVADWFPNEPGDASEIFYQAFRQRFPRPQDDYVHMRMQLMMEAFAQGLERAGSTESGAVAAQLERAAVAVSGHKGAMRAADHQFQQPLLVAMMGKQGAPGVKFDVEGSGYGFRVIKTIAPERAEQPHSCKMVRP from the coding sequence ATGCAAAAACTCTTGAGACGCGTCGCGCTGGCCCTATGTCTGGGCACTGCATTGGCCGCCCAGGCGCAGCCGGCTGTCCAGCCGCCGGTGCGGATCGCGCTCATCGAGAGCCTCTCCGGGCCCTTCGCCAACACCGGTGAAGCGGTGTTCCGCAACCTGGTCTGGGCTACCGAGCGCGTCAATGCGCGCGGCGGCGTCAAGCTGCCCGGCGGTGCGCGCAACCTGGCGGTCGAGCGCTACGACAACAAGGGGCAGAACGAGGAGGCCCTGGCGGCGTTGCGTTCGGCCATCGATGACGGCGTGACGGTGATCGCGCAGGGCAATTCGTCGGCCATAGCGGCAACGCTGATTGATGCCATCAACAAGCACAACGAGCGTGAGCCGGGCAAGCGCGTGCTGTTCCTGAACTATTCGGCGGTCGATCCCATCCTGACGAACGAAAAGTGCAGCTACTGGCATTTCCGTTTTGATGCCCACGCCGACATGCGCATGGCGGCCCTGATGGATGTGCTCAAGGATGACAAGGCGGTCAAAAGCGTCTACCTGATCGGCCAGGACTACAGCTTTGGCCAGGCGGTGCTGCGTGAGGCCCGCAAGCAGCTTGGCGCGCAGCGTCCCGATGTGCAGATCGTCGGGGACGAGTTGCATGCGCTGGGGCGGGTGAAGGACTTCATTCCTTACGCCGTGAAAATCAAGGCCAGCGGCGCGCAGGCGGTGCTGACCGGGAACTGGGGCAATGACCTGACACTGCTCATCAAGGCCGCGAAGGAAGTGGGTTATGAGGGCAAGTTCTATACCTTCTATGGCAATGCGCTGGGCGTGCCGGCGGCGCTGGGCGATGCCGGCGTGGGCAAGGTGATTGCGGTGGCGGACTGGTTTCCCAACGAACCCGGCGATGCGTCCGAGATTTTCTACCAGGCGTTTCGCCAGCGCTTTCCCAGGCCGCAGGATGACTATGTGCACATGCGCATGCAGCTGATGATGGAGGCGTTTGCCCAGGGTCTTGAAAGGGCTGGCTCGACGGAGTCGGGCGCCGTGGCTGCACAGCTTGAGCGGGCCGCCGTGGCTGTGTCAGGTCACAAGGGCGCGATGCGTGCGGCCGACCACCAGTTCCAGCAGCCGCTGTTGGTGGCGATGATGGGTAAGCAGGGCGCACCCGGTGTCAAATTTGACGTCGAGGGGTCGGGTTACGGTTTTCGTGTTATCAAGACCATCGCGCCCGAGCGGGCCGAGCAGCCGCACAGCTGCAAGATGGTGCGGCCCTGA
- a CDS encoding Hsp20/alpha crystallin family protein has translation MFYSVATRPARSFQRSYPPVASNGALEKFLNDTFSSLPDAGAAKAATVEDLEKSYTLQLDVPGLAKDQLDIGIEGDVVRVASKAEAARSVKAAWRFPLEIDVANSSAKLENGVLTLTLGKKIPVSNVTRLDIQ, from the coding sequence ATGTTTTACTCCGTCGCTACCCGTCCCGCCCGCAGCTTCCAGCGCAGCTACCCGCCCGTCGCCAGCAACGGCGCATTGGAGAAATTCCTCAATGACACCTTCTCGTCGCTGCCGGATGCAGGTGCGGCCAAAGCCGCCACCGTGGAAGACCTGGAGAAAAGCTATACGCTGCAGCTCGACGTTCCGGGCCTGGCCAAAGATCAGCTGGACATTGGCATTGAAGGCGATGTGGTGCGCGTGGCGAGCAAGGCTGAGGCCGCCCGCAGCGTCAAGGCGGCCTGGCGCTTTCCCCTTGAAATTGACGTTGCCAACAGCAGCGCAAAACTTGAAAACGGTGTGCTGACGCTGACGCTGGGCAAAAAAATCCCAGTCAGCAACGTCACCCGCCTCGACATACAGTAA